A single genomic interval of Plantibacter sp. Leaf314 harbors:
- a CDS encoding SDR family NAD(P)-dependent oxidoreductase: MSDRVIVLTGASDGIGAAAAKALTEAGEHVVVVGRSPEKTGAVAERVGAASFVCDFAELAQVRLLAEQLLERYPRIDVLANNAGGIFGADRRVTTDGHEQTFQINYLAPALLTHLLLDRLIESDATVINTSSVANRLFGKLDLDDLDAERSYSPTRAYGNAKLAQILFTKELDRRYGPRGLSAAAFHPGVISTNFSSSPDGAMRLLYATPLGRHLLNTPEEGADTLFWLAESQPGIDWTSGGYFVKRKPARANKLASDVVLARRLWERTEEMLADHH; this comes from the coding sequence GTGAGCGACCGGGTGATCGTCCTCACCGGGGCGAGCGATGGGATCGGTGCTGCAGCAGCGAAGGCCCTGACCGAGGCGGGCGAGCACGTCGTCGTGGTCGGTCGGTCGCCGGAGAAGACCGGCGCCGTCGCCGAACGGGTCGGGGCGGCGTCGTTCGTCTGCGACTTCGCCGAGCTGGCCCAGGTCCGCCTGCTCGCCGAGCAGCTCCTCGAGCGCTATCCGCGCATCGACGTCCTCGCCAACAACGCCGGCGGCATCTTCGGTGCCGACCGTCGGGTCACGACGGACGGGCACGAGCAGACGTTCCAGATCAACTACCTGGCTCCGGCCCTCCTGACCCACCTGCTGCTCGACCGCCTCATCGAGTCGGACGCGACCGTCATCAACACCTCGAGCGTCGCCAACCGCCTCTTCGGGAAGCTGGACCTCGACGACCTCGACGCCGAGCGGTCCTACTCGCCGACGCGCGCGTACGGCAACGCGAAGCTCGCGCAGATCCTCTTCACCAAGGAGCTCGACCGCCGCTATGGCCCGCGAGGGCTGTCCGCGGCCGCGTTCCACCCGGGCGTCATCTCCACGAACTTCTCCAGCTCGCCGGACGGCGCGATGCGACTCCTGTACGCGACGCCGCTCGGCCGTCACCTCCTGAACACCCCCGAGGAGGGAGCCGACACCCTCTTCTGGTTGGCCGAGAGCCAGCCGGGCATCGACTGGACGTCGGGCGGCTACTTCGTGAAGCGGAAGCCTGCGCGGGCCAACAAGCTCGCGTCCGACGTCGTCCTCGCGCGGCGACTCTGGGAACGGACCGAGGAGATGCTCGCCGACCACCACTGA
- a CDS encoding GtrA family protein translates to MTVKPESSVVHPSKSSVPERSVAPGARPRRARQPLRLPKLVSQLVTFGLVGGTAFVVDVGVYNLLRFTVLDDKPIGAKVISVAVATIVAWLGNRALTFRTEHRRGVWKEGALFALMNVLGLGIAAGCLFVSHYVLGYTTALADNIAGNGVGLVLGMVFRFLAYRYVVFRPARSASSRRHHAATPTTPEHPTAAATPAPAVRATTARRSAPTHALPTSGGLS, encoded by the coding sequence ATGACCGTGAAGCCCGAATCTTCCGTCGTGCACCCGAGCAAGTCGTCCGTCCCCGAACGATCCGTCGCTCCCGGGGCTCGTCCCCGCCGTGCACGCCAGCCGTTGCGTCTGCCCAAGCTCGTCTCCCAGCTGGTCACCTTCGGCCTCGTCGGCGGCACCGCGTTCGTCGTGGACGTCGGCGTGTACAACCTGCTCCGGTTCACCGTGCTCGACGACAAGCCGATCGGCGCGAAGGTGATCTCCGTCGCAGTCGCCACGATCGTCGCGTGGCTCGGCAACCGGGCGTTGACGTTCCGGACCGAGCACCGCCGCGGGGTGTGGAAGGAGGGGGCGTTGTTCGCCCTCATGAACGTCCTCGGCCTCGGGATCGCCGCGGGATGCCTGTTCGTCTCGCACTACGTCCTCGGCTACACGACCGCCCTCGCCGACAACATCGCCGGGAACGGTGTCGGGCTCGTCCTCGGGATGGTGTTCCGGTTCCTCGCCTACCGGTACGTCGTCTTCCGGCCCGCCCGGTCGGCGAGCAGCCGCAGGCACCACGCTGCAACCCCGACGACGCCCGAGCACCCGACGGCCGCGGCGACACCAGCCCCGGCCGTCCGAGCCACGACCGCTCGCCGATCCGCACCGACCCATGCCCTGCCGACCTCTGGAGGCCTGTCCTGA
- a CDS encoding glycosyltransferase family 2 protein, protein MAPVLAPLLGALAHASARPFTSADEPAPLLTPQPTAPAEPLPNRGTLVDPTAVGDPGSWSVGEWLGYGTLLLFAAALTIIAVTTLYWMLHAWRSTGHLKNTGFAAVPLPAKHSFTLLVPGRHEEEVMGQTLDRLAEQDHPDFEIIAIVGHDDPGTERVVREAAARHPELIKVVVDDSVPKNKPKALNRALQIARGDVVGVFDAEDEVHPRLLTLVDSRFTESGADVVQGGVQLMNFQSSWWSLRNVLEYYFWFRSRLHFHANSRFIPLGGNTVFVKKTWLDWSEGWDDGCLAEDCELGVRLSSAGATVVVAYSPEVVTREETPGTLKSLYKQRTRWNQGFLQVLKKGEWRKLPTFRQRMFARYLLSMPFLQAATGLLIPVSVLLVLFAKVPAPIALLTFIPLAPTIVTLAVEASGLGEFGRLYGQKVRLRDYARLILGTFPYQIFLGAAAVRSVFREWKGDHSWEKTEHTGAHRSDEVAEATEAAPVAVDLPDRAPELVLQNGATR, encoded by the coding sequence ATGGCACCCGTCCTCGCCCCGCTCCTCGGAGCGCTCGCACATGCGTCCGCCCGCCCGTTCACTAGTGCGGACGAACCCGCTCCCCTGCTCACCCCGCAGCCCACGGCACCAGCGGAACCGCTGCCGAACCGCGGCACCCTCGTGGACCCGACGGCGGTCGGCGATCCCGGCTCCTGGAGCGTCGGCGAATGGCTCGGCTATGGCACCCTGCTGCTGTTCGCCGCAGCGCTGACGATCATCGCGGTCACCACGCTCTACTGGATGCTCCACGCCTGGCGGTCGACCGGCCACCTCAAGAACACGGGCTTCGCAGCGGTCCCGCTGCCCGCGAAGCACTCGTTCACCCTGCTCGTCCCCGGCCGGCACGAGGAGGAGGTCATGGGCCAGACGCTCGACCGCCTCGCCGAACAGGACCACCCCGACTTCGAGATCATCGCGATCGTCGGCCATGACGACCCGGGGACCGAGCGCGTCGTCCGCGAGGCCGCCGCCCGGCACCCCGAGCTCATCAAGGTCGTCGTCGACGACAGCGTGCCGAAGAACAAGCCGAAGGCCCTCAACCGGGCCCTGCAGATCGCCCGTGGCGACGTCGTGGGCGTGTTCGACGCCGAGGACGAGGTGCATCCCCGCCTGCTCACCCTCGTCGACTCCCGCTTCACCGAAAGCGGCGCCGACGTCGTGCAGGGCGGCGTGCAGCTCATGAACTTCCAGTCCAGCTGGTGGTCGCTCCGGAACGTGCTCGAGTACTACTTCTGGTTCCGGTCCCGCCTGCACTTCCACGCGAACTCGCGCTTCATCCCGCTCGGCGGGAACACCGTGTTCGTGAAGAAGACGTGGCTCGACTGGTCGGAGGGGTGGGACGACGGCTGCCTCGCCGAGGACTGCGAGCTCGGCGTCCGGCTCTCGAGCGCCGGCGCGACGGTCGTCGTCGCCTACAGCCCGGAGGTCGTCACCCGTGAGGAGACCCCCGGCACCCTGAAGTCCCTGTACAAGCAGCGCACGCGCTGGAACCAGGGCTTCCTGCAGGTGCTGAAGAAAGGCGAGTGGCGGAAACTGCCGACCTTCCGTCAGCGGATGTTCGCCCGGTACCTGCTGTCGATGCCGTTCCTCCAGGCGGCGACCGGACTCCTCATCCCCGTCTCGGTCCTGCTCGTGCTCTTCGCGAAGGTGCCCGCCCCGATCGCCCTGCTGACGTTCATCCCGCTCGCGCCGACGATCGTCACCCTCGCGGTGGAGGCCTCGGGGCTCGGCGAGTTCGGTCGCCTCTACGGCCAGAAGGTCCGCCTCCGCGACTACGCCCGGCTGATCCTCGGCACCTTCCCGTACCAGATCTTCCTCGGCGCAGCAGCCGTCCGCTCCGTCTTCCGCGAGTGGAAGGGCGACCACTCCTGGGAGAAGACGGAGCACACCGGCGCCCACCGCAGCGACGAGGTCGCCGAGGCGACCGAGGCCGCACCCGTCGCCGTCGACCTGCCCGACCGCGCACCCGAGCTCGTCCTCCAGAACGGAGCAACCCGATGA
- a CDS encoding glycosyltransferase family 39 protein, with the protein MTGILERPAAPGRPQLHLESDRLGWLASGPPTQRGPGVVRRWLSRHGRTLAFLLPVLAIAAVVQAMNLGGSPQRIDDEGTYTAQAWSVLKLGELAHYTYWYDHPPLGWLQIAAYTGLTGAFDRYDIAVIAAREAMLVATLIAVVLVWVLARRLHLSRAMAAVAALVFAISPLAVQFHRTVYLDNVAVPWLLGAFVLATSRKHQLVGFAGSAAAFGIAVLSKETFLLALPFLAWTMWRAARKETRRYTLPVAATIVVVIGFTYVLFAAIKGELFPGPDRVSLLGGVFFQLGSRVASGSLFDPASLSAKTLSMWWQLDAALLVAGAVAAVAGLFVKRLRVIAAMTVFLGLFMLRPGGYLPVPYVIMLLPFMTILIMGVTGVAVRRLRRRSALETGAPRGRRIGGRAAGAVWIAAVLAAAVVAVPNTATQLRGFLLADLDKPVRQAQQWVQTNVPQESRVIVDDAMWVDLVESGFDRDNVIWYYKMDTDSAVQAKSPNGWRDADYIVTTDSMRTFPTTFPEVKGAIDNSELVATFGSGTQAVEVRRIDADGLDAAAERGAGRTAARAALGAQLLQNPSLSVSAEARQTLGDGQLDSRALLALGQVLATTPVRLESTPVLDGETGDVRRTMVLRTGDEAGDSRLADSIRSIQGEYAADRVEQTAEGVRVTYSVVEPDLVR; encoded by the coding sequence ATGACCGGCATCCTCGAACGACCGGCCGCCCCGGGCCGTCCGCAACTCCACCTGGAGAGCGACCGCCTCGGCTGGCTCGCCTCCGGGCCACCGACCCAGCGAGGCCCTGGCGTCGTGCGCCGCTGGCTGTCGCGCCACGGCCGTACCCTGGCCTTCCTCCTGCCCGTGCTCGCCATCGCCGCCGTCGTGCAGGCGATGAACCTGGGTGGATCCCCGCAGCGCATCGACGACGAGGGCACCTACACGGCCCAGGCGTGGAGCGTGCTGAAGCTCGGTGAGCTCGCGCACTACACCTATTGGTACGACCACCCGCCGCTCGGCTGGCTGCAGATCGCGGCGTACACCGGGCTGACCGGCGCCTTCGACCGCTACGACATCGCCGTGATCGCGGCGCGTGAAGCCATGCTGGTCGCGACGCTGATCGCCGTCGTGCTCGTCTGGGTCCTCGCCCGACGCCTGCACCTCAGCCGGGCCATGGCCGCCGTCGCCGCGCTGGTGTTCGCGATCTCGCCGCTCGCCGTGCAGTTCCACCGCACCGTCTACCTCGACAACGTCGCGGTGCCGTGGTTGCTCGGTGCTTTCGTCCTCGCCACCAGCCGCAAGCACCAGCTCGTCGGCTTCGCCGGGTCCGCCGCCGCGTTCGGCATCGCCGTGCTCAGTAAGGAGACCTTCCTGCTCGCCCTGCCCTTCCTCGCCTGGACCATGTGGCGCGCGGCCCGCAAGGAGACCCGGCGGTACACGCTGCCGGTGGCTGCGACCATCGTCGTCGTCATCGGTTTCACCTACGTGCTCTTCGCCGCCATCAAGGGCGAACTCTTCCCGGGCCCCGACCGGGTGAGCCTCCTCGGCGGGGTCTTCTTCCAGCTCGGATCGCGCGTCGCGAGCGGCTCGCTGTTCGACCCCGCGAGCCTGTCGGCCAAGACGCTCAGCATGTGGTGGCAGTTGGACGCGGCGCTCCTCGTCGCCGGAGCGGTCGCCGCCGTCGCCGGACTGTTCGTCAAACGGCTGCGGGTCATCGCGGCCATGACCGTCTTCCTCGGGCTGTTCATGCTGCGTCCGGGAGGATACCTGCCCGTGCCGTACGTCATCATGCTGCTGCCGTTCATGACGATCCTCATCATGGGCGTGACCGGGGTGGCCGTCCGTCGACTCCGTCGGCGCTCCGCGCTCGAGACAGGTGCACCCCGCGGTCGCCGCATCGGTGGACGCGCTGCGGGCGCCGTCTGGATCGCCGCCGTGCTCGCGGCAGCCGTCGTCGCCGTCCCGAACACCGCGACCCAGCTCCGCGGATTCCTCCTCGCCGACCTCGACAAGCCCGTCCGGCAGGCCCAGCAGTGGGTGCAGACGAACGTGCCCCAGGAGTCCCGGGTGATCGTCGACGACGCCATGTGGGTCGACCTCGTCGAGAGCGGCTTCGACCGCGACAACGTCATCTGGTACTACAAGATGGACACCGACTCCGCCGTACAGGCCAAGTCGCCGAACGGCTGGCGCGACGCCGACTACATCGTCACCACCGACTCGATGCGGACGTTCCCGACGACGTTCCCCGAGGTGAAGGGTGCGATCGACAACTCCGAACTCGTCGCGACGTTCGGCTCCGGAACGCAGGCCGTCGAAGTCCGTCGCATCGACGCCGACGGGCTCGACGCCGCAGCGGAGCGGGGTGCCGGACGCACGGCGGCTCGGGCGGCGCTCGGTGCGCAGCTCCTGCAGAACCCGTCGCTCAGCGTCTCGGCGGAGGCCAGGCAGACCCTCGGCGACGGTCAGCTCGACTCCCGCGCCCTGCTCGCCCTCGGACAGGTGCTCGCCACCACCCCGGTCCGGCTCGAGAGCACCCCGGTGCTCGACGGCGAGACCGGAGACGTGCGCCGGACCATGGTGCTCCGCACCGGTGACGAGGCGGGCGACAGCCGCCTGGCCGACTCGATCCGGTCGATCCAGGGCGAGTACGCCGCCGACCGGGTCGAGCAGACGGCGGAGGGCGTCCGCGTCACCTACTCCGTCGTCGAACCCGACCTCGTCCGCTGA
- a CDS encoding DUF4397 domain-containing protein, with amino-acid sequence MRTTTTRRIALSGLAAVATAALIGFGTTAANAATTDASGGGWIRVGHLSADTKSVDVKLSALSGGAAVFELDDVAYGQVSPYTDLAAGTYVVSMVPAGSPDSTKPVISTNVTITAGEAATVAAYGPNKDLQTKVFEDDLTGPTEGAARIRLIQASTDVKSVDVSTSTGMPIAKGATTGTATDYASVPAGPWDLKLTGGKQAAEASVNLAPGTVSTLFVLDNAAGGVTLMPVLDSSAAGNAPEGPVETGGGGLAKDSSALQSVFDDLDAKLVRLVQEIGTAAS; translated from the coding sequence ATGCGAACCACCACCACGAGGCGAATCGCCCTCAGCGGCCTCGCCGCCGTCGCGACGGCAGCACTCATCGGCTTCGGCACCACCGCCGCGAACGCCGCCACGACCGACGCGTCCGGCGGCGGCTGGATCCGCGTCGGCCACCTCTCCGCCGACACGAAGTCCGTCGACGTGAAGCTCTCGGCCCTCTCCGGCGGTGCGGCCGTCTTCGAACTCGACGACGTCGCCTACGGACAGGTCTCGCCGTACACCGACCTCGCCGCCGGCACCTACGTGGTGTCGATGGTCCCCGCCGGCTCCCCCGACAGCACGAAGCCGGTCATCAGCACCAACGTGACCATCACGGCCGGGGAGGCGGCGACCGTCGCCGCCTACGGTCCCAACAAGGACCTGCAGACGAAGGTGTTCGAGGACGACCTCACCGGTCCGACCGAGGGCGCGGCGCGCATCCGGCTCATCCAGGCGTCGACCGACGTGAAGAGCGTCGACGTCAGCACCTCGACCGGCATGCCCATCGCGAAGGGCGCCACCACTGGAACGGCGACCGACTACGCCAGCGTCCCCGCCGGCCCGTGGGACCTCAAGCTGACCGGCGGCAAGCAGGCCGCAGAAGCCTCGGTGAACCTCGCACCCGGCACCGTGAGCACGCTCTTCGTGCTCGACAACGCTGCAGGTGGCGTCACCCTGATGCCCGTGCTCGACAGCTCCGCCGCCGGGAACGCGCCCGAAGGGCCGGTCGAGACCGGTGGCGGCGGGCTCGCGAAGGACTCGTCGGCGCTGCAGAGCGTGTTCGACGACCTCGACGCGAAGCTCGTGCGGCTCGTGCAGGAGATCGGGACGGCGGCGAGCTGA
- a CDS encoding glycosyl hydrolase family 8 yields the protein MSAKKTIGIAVTAVAAVAATAVIASLATGFPADLPGPPAASPGTVEAGSGPQPTATDRSATQAAEAFLSDWVDDGRVVRRDQGDDTVSEGQAYGLLIAAGVGDEQAFTGIWDWTEANLQRPDGLLAWRWSDGKVVDEEPASDGDLDAARALVIAGKRFDEPRFTDAGVKLAGVIADRMTVETAAGRILLPGTWAAATEPYAYNPSYASPVAFSVLGAATGDPRWAELQAGSAAVTSALLDESPLPPDWAQVHADGSVDAMPGAAGTGQSVRYGYDAARLPIRYAESCVPADQATAARLVSTLARSKELRAETDLGGSPLTSDQHPLALEARAAARAAVGNLPEAADDLRAADELAQEVPSYFGAAWAALAPMMLTTDDLDGCPPLTNGASS from the coding sequence ATGAGCGCCAAGAAGACGATCGGCATCGCGGTGACGGCGGTCGCCGCGGTCGCCGCCACCGCCGTGATCGCCTCGCTGGCCACCGGCTTCCCGGCGGACCTCCCAGGGCCACCGGCGGCGTCACCCGGCACCGTCGAGGCCGGCAGCGGTCCGCAGCCGACCGCGACGGACCGCTCCGCCACCCAGGCCGCGGAGGCGTTCCTCTCGGACTGGGTGGACGACGGCCGGGTCGTGCGCCGCGACCAGGGTGACGACACCGTGAGCGAGGGCCAGGCCTACGGCCTGCTCATCGCCGCGGGTGTCGGCGACGAGCAGGCGTTCACCGGGATCTGGGACTGGACCGAGGCGAACCTGCAGCGACCGGACGGGCTGCTGGCCTGGCGCTGGAGCGACGGCAAGGTCGTCGACGAGGAACCCGCCAGCGACGGTGACCTCGATGCCGCCCGGGCCCTCGTCATCGCCGGGAAGCGCTTCGACGAGCCGCGCTTCACCGATGCGGGCGTCAAGCTCGCCGGGGTGATCGCGGACCGCATGACCGTCGAGACCGCCGCGGGTCGCATCCTGCTGCCCGGCACCTGGGCGGCAGCGACCGAACCCTACGCGTACAACCCGTCGTACGCCTCCCCCGTCGCCTTCTCGGTGTTGGGCGCGGCGACGGGCGATCCCCGTTGGGCCGAGCTGCAGGCCGGTTCCGCTGCGGTCACGTCCGCCCTGCTCGACGAGAGCCCGCTCCCACCGGACTGGGCGCAGGTGCACGCCGACGGCTCGGTCGACGCGATGCCCGGTGCCGCCGGGACGGGACAGAGCGTCCGCTACGGCTACGACGCGGCCCGACTCCCGATCCGCTACGCCGAGTCGTGCGTCCCTGCCGATCAGGCGACGGCCGCTCGACTCGTCTCGACGCTCGCACGCTCGAAGGAGCTGCGCGCGGAGACCGACCTCGGTGGTTCGCCGCTCACCTCCGACCAGCACCCGCTCGCCCTGGAGGCCAGAGCCGCCGCGCGCGCCGCGGTGGGCAACCTGCCGGAGGCGGCGGACGACCTGCGAGCGGCCGACGAGCTCGCGCAGGAGGTGCCGAGCTACTTCGGTGCCGCCTGGGCTGCCCTCGCGCCCATGATGCTCACGACCGACGACCTCGACGGCTGCCCGCCACTCACGAACGGAGCCAGCTCATGA
- a CDS encoding class F sortase, translating into MTRAPRARISALAVAGALVTALALSACGATHSGQTPSSPNAADGPLTSSEATDRGAAGAKQDPATQAPTADVSALSVSRVQIPSIGVDAAVEPLDRDASGVLLPPVEWEDAGWYRAGVLPGQVGPAVIAGHLDTTLREAVFVHLKQLVAGDQVTVTMSDGSTATYAVDRAMDVEKKTFPTEEVYGPTPDAQLRLITCNGPFDDAANTYANNYVVFASLVGKTP; encoded by the coding sequence ATGACCCGGGCACCACGCGCGAGGATCAGCGCCCTCGCCGTCGCCGGAGCGCTCGTCACGGCGCTCGCCCTCTCGGCGTGCGGCGCCACGCACTCCGGGCAGACGCCGTCGTCGCCGAACGCCGCCGACGGGCCCCTCACCTCCTCGGAGGCGACCGACCGCGGGGCCGCCGGGGCCAAACAGGACCCGGCGACCCAGGCGCCGACCGCCGACGTCAGCGCCTTGAGCGTCAGCCGCGTGCAGATCCCGTCGATCGGCGTCGACGCGGCGGTCGAACCGCTCGACCGCGATGCGTCCGGTGTGCTCCTGCCACCCGTCGAGTGGGAGGACGCCGGGTGGTACCGCGCCGGTGTCCTCCCCGGCCAGGTGGGGCCCGCGGTGATCGCCGGGCATCTCGACACGACCCTCCGCGAGGCGGTCTTCGTCCACCTCAAGCAGCTCGTCGCGGGCGACCAGGTGACGGTGACGATGTCCGACGGCTCGACCGCCACCTACGCCGTCGACCGCGCCATGGACGTCGAGAAGAAGACCTTCCCGACCGAGGAGGTCTACGGACCGACGCCTGATGCGCAACTCCGGCTCATCACCTGCAACGGACCCTTCGACGACGCGGCGAACACCTACGCCAACAACTACGTCGTCTTCGCCTCGCTCGTGGGCAAGACCCCGTAG
- a CDS encoding polyprenol monophosphomannose synthase, whose protein sequence is MNRSLVVIPTYNELDNLQPIVNRTLAVPGVDILVVDDSSPDGTGFLADQLAAQHQQVHVFHRAVKDGLGGAYLAGFAWALARGYEVIVEMDADGSHHPEDLPRLIALLDEHDLALGSRWVPGGVVENWPAHRLALSRGGNLYTRLALGIGVADATGGFRAFRSEALRRIDLADVASQGYCFQVELLWRALQRGLRVVETPIVFTERVSGESKMSGGIVSESLKKVTMWGVRRRLQELRALLHGHPLPSVRVLSTR, encoded by the coding sequence GTGAACCGCTCCCTCGTCGTCATCCCCACCTACAACGAACTCGACAACCTGCAGCCGATCGTCAACCGGACACTGGCCGTCCCGGGGGTCGACATCCTCGTCGTCGACGACTCGTCGCCGGACGGCACCGGCTTCCTCGCCGACCAGCTCGCCGCGCAGCACCAGCAGGTGCACGTGTTCCACCGAGCCGTGAAGGACGGGCTGGGTGGCGCGTACCTCGCCGGGTTCGCCTGGGCGCTCGCCCGCGGGTACGAGGTCATCGTCGAGATGGACGCGGACGGTTCCCATCACCCCGAGGACCTCCCGAGACTCATCGCGCTGCTCGACGAGCACGACCTCGCCCTCGGCTCGCGCTGGGTCCCTGGTGGCGTCGTCGAGAACTGGCCCGCCCACCGGCTCGCGCTGAGCCGCGGCGGCAACCTCTACACGCGTCTGGCCCTCGGCATCGGTGTCGCCGATGCGACGGGCGGGTTCCGCGCGTTCCGGAGCGAGGCGCTGCGGCGCATCGACCTCGCCGACGTGGCGTCCCAGGGCTACTGCTTCCAGGTCGAACTCCTCTGGCGGGCGTTGCAGCGCGGCCTCCGGGTCGTGGAGACACCCATCGTCTTCACCGAGCGCGTGTCCGGTGAGTCGAAGATGAGCGGCGGCATCGTGTCGGAGTCGTTGAAGAAGGTCACGATGTGGGGCGTGCGCCGCCGCCTGCAGGAACTCCGCGCGCTGCTGCACGGACACCCGTTGCCCTCCGTGCGCGTCCTGTCCACCCGCTGA